Proteins encoded by one window of Dendropsophus ebraccatus isolate aDenEbr1 chromosome 4, aDenEbr1.pat, whole genome shotgun sequence:
- the H1-8 gene encoding histone H1.8 gives MGPKKVVAAATVSTEEKDTKSSSAAETKEKSKVVKLKTLANPSTLSMVVEVLKKNSDRKGTSVQAIRSLILAAHPTVDAGRLKFLLRTALNKGIEKGILIRPANSNATGATGRFKLAKPGSKAKEAGESKVSENVDPNVQSKEKTAKKSKEKVKKVTKVSKKPKAEESKEEEEDTEEAKETEKKEETSEPEAAASKPKKKAPAPAKKPKSKTAAAEGGAKPKKPTKKAESEKPEDSEEKTAAKKTKKGKK, from the exons ATGGGGCCCAAGAAGGTGGTGGCTGCTGCAACTGTGTCTACTGAAGAGAAGGACACTAAAAGCTCCTCTGCAG CTGAAACAAAAGAGAAATCCAAAGTGGTGAAGCTGAAGACCCTTGCTAACCCCTCAACGCTCTCCATGGTGGTTGAAGTTCTCAAAAAGAACTCTGACAGGAAGGGGACATCGGTGCAGGCCATCCGCAGTCTTATCCTGGCTGCACATCCTACTGTAGATGCTGGAAGGCTAAAGTTCCTACTGAGAACTGCTCTGAACAAGGGAATTGAGAAGGGGATCCTCATCAGGCCTGCAAACTCCAATGCCACAGGAGCCACTGGCCGCTTCAAG CTTGCTAAGCCTGGATCAAAAGCTAAAGAGGCAGGGGAAAGTAAAGTGTCTGAGAATGTGGATCCTAATGTTCAATCAAAGGAGAAAACTGCGAAAAAGTCCAAGGAAAAAGTCAAGAAGGTGACAAAAGTTTCCAAGAAACCAAAGGCTGAAGAGTCTAAAG aggaggaggaagatactGAGGAGGCTAAAGAAACAGAgaaaaaagaggagacatctgaG CCTGAGGCTGCTGCCAGTAAGCCAAAGAAGAAAGCCCCGGCACCTGCAAAGAAGCCAAAGTCTAAAACTGCAGCTGCAGAGGGAGGTGCAAAACCCAAAAAACCCACCAAGAAGGCAGAGTCTGAGAAGCCAGAAGACTCTGAGGAGAAAACTGCAGCTAAAAAGACCAAGAAGGGGAAGAAGTGA